In the genome of Campylobacter concisus, one region contains:
- a CDS encoding metal ABC transporter ATP-binding protein, translating into MKEIIKIKNLNFSYDKQVVLEGINLDYSSDEFLAIIGPNGGGKSTLLKLILGLLKPQSGEIKLFGKEPSEVSKFIGYVPQNFLSNQSFPMMVLEVVLMGLIDKKIFGFYSRDEKQMALAALEKVGMKEFASARIGELSGGQRQRVYIARALCANAKVLVLDEPTASIDTKGQAEIYEILKNINASGVGVVLVSHDLNIVLNYATKIAYVSKNLHIHKTHEDTAKREFIEHLAKSHSHFCDVEIALGECECKIKSNVFKLKR; encoded by the coding sequence TTGAAAGAAATTATAAAAATTAAAAATTTAAACTTTAGCTACGATAAGCAAGTGGTTTTAGAAGGTATCAATTTAGATTATAGTAGCGATGAGTTTTTAGCCATCATCGGTCCAAATGGTGGTGGCAAAAGCACACTTTTAAAGCTTATTTTAGGACTACTTAAGCCTCAAAGTGGCGAGATAAAACTCTTTGGAAAAGAGCCAAGCGAAGTCAGTAAATTTATAGGTTATGTGCCTCAAAATTTTCTCTCAAATCAAAGCTTTCCAATGATGGTTTTAGAAGTAGTTTTAATGGGGCTAATAGATAAAAAAATTTTTGGTTTTTACTCGCGAGATGAGAAGCAAATGGCTCTTGCTGCCCTTGAGAAAGTTGGCATGAAAGAATTTGCAAGCGCTAGAATTGGTGAGCTAAGCGGTGGCCAAAGACAGCGTGTATATATCGCAAGAGCGCTTTGTGCAAATGCAAAGGTCCTCGTTTTAGACGAGCCAACAGCCAGTATCGATACAAAGGGTCAGGCTGAAATTTATGAAATTTTAAAAAATATAAATGCAAGTGGTGTTGGTGTAGTTTTGGTAAGTCACGATCTAAATATCGTGCTAAATTATGCTACAAAAATCGCCTACGTGAGTAAAAATTTACATATCCATAAAACTCATGAAGATACTGCAAAAAGAGAATTTATAGAGCATTTAGCAAAATCTCATAGCCATTTTTGCGATGTCGAGATCGCACTTGGCGAATGTGAGTGCAAAATCAAAAGTAATGTTTTTAAGCTAAAGAGATAA
- a CDS encoding nickel/cobalt transporter, with product MLARLIVICLFAINAFGCALCSLYSPTAHVSVKFDSNENNITTIAFSWTFSQNFSELMRQNFDLNQDEKIDESEIKKIRLNLLDYLVPRHYLTNIEYFYKDENATKLELNLKKYKLYFDEGRLKFDVSFKTNLLIKDGFVVSVEMDDKEGYFNFKFTQNNAFLVSDQFWTIPNPNANLIFFTFSSKTAAKAHNEKPALKELLKEPNSVNFEDENLSQIDKIDEAKFDLVSKTSLNMLDRLKQILRNFDQKSPLTLLFLALISFGYGFLHAASAGHGKVLTSSYFAATGGSYAKAFFFSLKIGFLHVVGAFIFVLASFMILREISSDLTKDTASVMTAFSGIIIFFVAIFMLYKKVKIYLSSKKELNKFYIFSSSLSQNLSKNTKFTSDCGCNICTTKKPKSKEEWLVAAAAALIPCPGTILVFVLANELGSYFAGVISGVFMALGMSAVIFLAAIFGAKINESTNIKLKKFKIYAEFMALSVMLWLGLFIFTTTFTQKSLF from the coding sequence ATGTTAGCACGCCTGATTGTCATTTGCTTATTTGCTATAAATGCCTTCGGGTGTGCTCTTTGCTCGCTTTATAGCCCGACCGCTCACGTGAGCGTAAAATTTGACTCAAACGAAAACAATATCACTACAATTGCTTTTTCATGGACATTTTCACAAAATTTCTCAGAGCTCATGAGGCAAAATTTTGACCTAAATCAGGATGAAAAGATAGATGAAAGCGAGATCAAAAAGATCCGCTTAAATTTACTTGATTATCTTGTGCCAAGGCACTATTTAACAAACATTGAGTACTTTTACAAAGATGAAAATGCTACAAAGCTTGAGCTAAATTTAAAAAAGTATAAACTCTATTTTGATGAGGGTAGATTAAAATTTGACGTTAGTTTTAAGACAAATTTGCTTATCAAAGATGGCTTTGTGGTGTCTGTTGAAATGGACGATAAAGAGGGATATTTTAATTTTAAATTTACACAAAACAACGCATTTTTGGTATCAGATCAGTTTTGGACGATACCAAATCCAAATGCAAATTTAATATTTTTTACATTTTCAAGTAAGACTGCAGCCAAAGCTCATAATGAAAAGCCTGCATTAAAAGAGCTTCTAAAAGAGCCAAACTCAGTAAATTTTGAAGATGAAAATTTAAGCCAGATCGATAAAATCGATGAGGCTAAGTTTGATCTTGTTTCTAAAACAAGTCTAAATATGCTTGATAGATTAAAGCAAATTCTAAGAAATTTTGATCAAAAAAGTCCGCTAACTCTGCTATTTTTAGCGCTCATATCATTTGGTTATGGCTTTTTGCACGCTGCATCTGCGGGACATGGCAAGGTGCTTACAAGCTCCTATTTTGCCGCAACTGGTGGAAGCTACGCCAAAGCCTTTTTCTTCTCTTTAAAGATCGGATTTTTACATGTTGTGGGTGCTTTTATCTTTGTGCTTGCTAGTTTTATGATATTGCGTGAGATTAGTAGCGATCTAACAAAAGATACAGCAAGCGTTATGACAGCATTTTCTGGCATTATTATCTTTTTTGTAGCGATTTTTATGCTTTATAAAAAGGTCAAAATTTATCTTTCAAGCAAAAAAGAGTTAAATAAATTTTATATTTTTAGCTCAAGTTTAAGCCAAAATTTGAGTAAAAATACAAAATTTACTAGCGACTGTGGCTGTAATATCTGTACTACAAAAAAACCAAAAAGCAAAGAAGAATGGCTAGTAGCAGCTGCTGCGGCACTTATTCCTTGTCCTGGCACAATACTTGTCTTTGTACTGGCAAATGAGCTAGGTAGCTACTTTGCAGGCGTTATAAGTGGCGTATTTATGGCGCTTGGCATGAGCGCAGTGATATTTTTAGCGGCTATTTTTGGGGCCAAGATAAACGAGAGCACAAATATTAAGCTAAAAAAGTTTAAAATCTATGCCGAATTTATGGCTCTTAGCGTTATGCTTTGGCTTGGACTTTTTATTTTTACTACGACATTTACACAAAAGAGTCTGTTTTGA
- a CDS encoding metal ABC transporter solute-binding protein, Zn/Mn family has product MRKIFVFLAVCALSLFAKPVVTTSILPTKFFVEQIAGDTLSVNTMVGKGADPHTYEPKPKQMKELEKSELYFAIGIEFEDTWLERFSKSFKNLHIVKTQEGIEKIAMSDEHEHHEHHEHHEHKHEGEHKHEHHEHHDHDHEAGEHHHHHDGLDPHIWLDPVLVKTQADNIAKALIEKFPQNAKLYEENLAKFKANLDELDSFIKNTLKDVKTREFIVYHPSWGYFAKRYNLEQIAIEIEGKEPKPAELKELIEEAKEHGVKVIFVAPQFPTKAANLVAKETGSKVISIDQLPENWLDEMKKTAEIFAKSL; this is encoded by the coding sequence GTGAGAAAGATTTTTGTTTTTTTAGCAGTTTGCGCTTTGTCACTTTTTGCAAAGCCAGTTGTTACGACTAGTATATTGCCTACAAAATTTTTTGTTGAGCAAATCGCTGGTGATACACTAAGCGTAAATACAATGGTTGGCAAAGGTGCTGATCCGCACACTTATGAGCCAAAGCCAAAACAGATGAAGGAGCTTGAAAAGAGTGAGCTTTACTTTGCTATTGGCATTGAGTTTGAAGATACTTGGCTAGAGCGTTTTTCAAAATCTTTTAAAAATTTACACATTGTAAAAACACAAGAAGGCATCGAAAAGATCGCTATGAGTGATGAACACGAGCATCATGAACACCATGAACATCACGAGCACAAGCATGAGGGTGAGCATAAACATGAGCATCACGAGCACCATGACCATGACCACGAAGCTGGCGAGCATCATCACCATCATGATGGCCTTGATCCGCACATTTGGCTTGATCCAGTTTTAGTAAAAACCCAAGCTGATAATATTGCTAAGGCATTAATAGAGAAATTCCCGCAAAATGCAAAGCTCTATGAGGAAAATTTAGCTAAATTTAAAGCTAATCTTGACGAGCTTGATAGCTTTATCAAAAATACTCTAAAAGATGTTAAAACTCGCGAATTTATCGTATATCACCCATCTTGGGGATATTTTGCAAAACGTTATAATTTAGAGCAAATCGCTATCGAGATAGAGGGCAAAGAGCCAAAGCCAGCTGAGCTAAAAGAGCTCATAGAAGAAGCTAAAGAGCACGGTGTAAAGGTCATTTTCGTGGCTCCGCAGTTTCCAACAAAGGCTGCAAATTTAGTAGCAAAAGAGACTGGCTCAAAGGTCATAAGCATTGATCAGCTCCCAGAAAATTGGCTAGATGAGATGAAAAAAACAGCAGAAATTTTTGCTAAGAGTCTATAA
- a CDS encoding Fur family transcriptional regulator yields MNARNFLEEHSIKATTFRIKLVEILQNAKTPLSYDEILESLNANKTTFYRSIEIFEKKGLVIKTENNHKSYYELANEAKAYFICDVCHKVTNIDMPHLNVAKNIKSAVIKGVCDECDHE; encoded by the coding sequence ATGAATGCAAGAAATTTCTTAGAAGAGCATAGTATCAAAGCAACTACTTTTCGCATAAAGCTCGTTGAAATTTTGCAAAATGCCAAAACTCCATTAAGCTATGATGAAATTTTAGAAAGCCTTAATGCAAATAAAACTACTTTTTATAGAAGCATAGAAATTTTTGAAAAAAAGGGCCTTGTCATAAAAACCGAAAATAATCATAAAAGCTACTACGAACTAGCAAATGAGGCAAAAGCGTACTTTATCTGCGATGTCTGTCATAAAGTTACAAACATCGACATGCCTCATCTAAACGTCGCTAAAAATATAAAAAGCGCCGTGATAAAAGGCGTTTGTGATGAGTGTGATCACGAGTAA
- a CDS encoding acyl-CoA thioesterase produces MKDFIYKVIIPPQAIDMHGHMNNVYYFTLMQEAAFAHSAAVGDTVEAQYKRGEIWLIRKNEAKYIKSAKLMDEIEIYTYTQAEGKATSCRYFEFKKDDELIATGKTEFVYIDLKTNRPKAIPAEIIALYS; encoded by the coding sequence ATGAAAGATTTTATCTACAAAGTAATAATCCCACCACAAGCCATTGATATGCACGGACACATGAATAATGTCTATTATTTCACTCTTATGCAAGAGGCTGCATTTGCGCACTCTGCCGCGGTTGGCGATACGGTCGAGGCGCAGTATAAAAGAGGCGAGATCTGGCTCATTAGAAAAAATGAAGCCAAATATATAAAAAGCGCAAAATTAATGGATGAGATAGAAATTTACACTTACACACAAGCTGAGGGCAAAGCGACTTCTTGTAGATATTTTGAGTTTAAAAAAGATGACGAGCTAATAGCAACTGGCAAGACTGAGTTTGTCTATATCGATCTAAAAACGAATCGCCCAAAAGCCATTCCGGCTGAGATAATCGCTCTTTACTCGTGA
- a CDS encoding class I SAM-dependent methyltransferase encodes MQNLWDKKASNYQRFDGKVSAIQQQIFAKSLAWGVDFSGKEILDIGCGTGVWTIFLSKTAKNITGIDSSKNMIEILNEDAKRFGVTNLTSKVCSWREFKPAKHFDIAICTMSPAIASDEDFAKFHNIAKQKLYLGWDKPRSSDLIEPFFEKFGRTLSQKNVVNRLEAWLNEQGIAYKSEILNETRIARRSVQEAAENICWHLEINGAKNYDEKAVLAMLKERFDGEFIDEKIESQMKLFVF; translated from the coding sequence ATGCAAAATTTATGGGATAAAAAGGCGTCAAATTATCAAAGGTTTGATGGCAAAGTAAGTGCTATTCAGCAACAAATTTTTGCTAAATCCTTAGCTTGGGGAGTTGATTTTAGCGGTAAAGAAATTCTAGATATAGGCTGTGGCACCGGTGTTTGGACGATATTTTTGTCAAAAACTGCAAAAAATATAACAGGTATCGATAGCTCAAAAAATATGATAGAAATTTTAAATGAAGATGCCAAAAGATTTGGCGTGACAAATTTAACTAGCAAGGTTTGCTCGTGGAGAGAATTTAAGCCCGCAAAGCACTTTGATATCGCCATTTGCACGATGAGTCCAGCGATAGCTAGCGATGAAGATTTTGCTAAATTTCATAATATCGCAAAGCAAAAACTCTACCTTGGCTGGGATAAGCCTAGAAGCTCTGATTTGATTGAGCCATTTTTTGAAAAATTTGGACGCACTCTCTCTCAAAAAAATGTTGTAAATAGGCTTGAAGCGTGGCTAAATGAGCAAGGGATCGCTTATAAGAGTGAAATTTTAAACGAAACAAGGATCGCTAGACGAAGTGTGCAAGAAGCTGCTGAAAATATCTGCTGGCACCTTGAGATAAATGGAGCTAAAAACTACGATGAAAAAGCGGTTTTAGCGATGTTAAAAGAGAGATTTGACGGCGAGTTTATAGATGAAAAGATAGAGTCGCAGATGAAGCTTTTTGTCTTTTAA
- a CDS encoding DMT family transporter yields the protein MKNLSAQNRADIALIVVAIVWGATFLPMANALRTNSVFVMLFCRFFISAIFMSFVVLKFAKKFDKKSVIYGLILGIVLFSSFVAQTYALKLTFSSSVAFITGLECVIVPFMTALIFKNKITIFAIFGALIAIFGLWLLSGATLALGAGEALALLCAIFYALYTSLNGHFVRKCELYLLVFVVFLTVSLLSFVFAFTEGGVVPNYDREFFIAIFITAFIGTIFCYFVQTIAQRYTTASKAALFFCLEPVSAGFIGYFFAGEKLTLIQIFGAILIIFGVIFSEFGKKFFSRSKLA from the coding sequence ATGAAAAATTTAAGCGCGCAAAATAGAGCCGACATCGCACTCATTGTAGTTGCCATCGTTTGGGGAGCTACGTTTTTACCTATGGCAAATGCACTAAGAACAAATAGTGTCTTTGTCATGCTCTTTTGTAGATTTTTTATTTCCGCTATCTTTATGAGCTTTGTCGTGCTTAAATTTGCTAAGAAATTTGACAAAAAGAGCGTCATTTATGGGCTTATCCTTGGTATAGTTCTCTTTAGCTCATTTGTTGCTCAAACTTACGCTCTAAAACTTACTTTTAGCTCAAGTGTTGCCTTTATTACAGGGCTTGAGTGTGTGATCGTGCCTTTTATGACAGCACTCATTTTTAAAAATAAAATAACTATTTTTGCTATTTTTGGTGCACTTATTGCTATTTTTGGGCTTTGGCTCTTAAGTGGAGCCACTCTTGCCTTAGGAGCTGGCGAGGCACTTGCCCTACTTTGTGCCATATTTTATGCACTTTACACGAGCTTAAATGGCCACTTTGTAAGAAAATGCGAGCTTTATCTACTCGTATTTGTAGTATTTCTCACTGTCTCTTTACTCTCATTTGTCTTTGCGTTTACTGAAGGTGGTGTCGTGCCAAATTACGATAGGGAATTTTTTATAGCAATTTTTATCACTGCATTTATTGGTACCATTTTTTGCTACTTTGTACAAACCATCGCTCAAAGATATACAACGGCTAGCAAAGCAGCTTTATTTTTCTGTCTTGAGCCAGTTTCTGCTGGCTTTATCGGCTATTTTTTCGCTGGTGAAAAGCTAACTCTCATACAAATTTTTGGCGCGATCTTAATAATCTTTGGAGTTATTTTTAGCGAATTTGGTAAAAAATTTTTCTCTAGATCAAAACTAGCTTAA
- a CDS encoding DUF4197 domain-containing protein, translating to MKRSLVILCGALALNLQAASMDDMINKGVKIATHASSGDYKSLVSEALNAAVSELSKEGFINNATAKIPLPKSLEMASNLAKKVGGEKWAQDLSKSINNAATTAVPKAAEIFSESIKNMNEADVKKLFNGGSDSVTKYLEKSSSQKLKAAFTPIIEKMMSDNSFATAYNGLNSFIGGSAKNNETIKSVKSLAKNLGASEYMPDEGEDLNAYITRKTLDGLFNVMSEKEKGLRSGFSLDSGKKVLDSIFK from the coding sequence ATGAAAAGATCTCTTGTTATTCTTTGTGGCGCGCTTGCTTTAAATTTACAAGCTGCAAGCATGGATGATATGATAAATAAAGGCGTTAAAATCGCCACTCACGCATCAAGCGGCGACTATAAAAGCTTAGTTAGCGAGGCACTAAATGCCGCTGTTAGCGAGCTTTCAAAAGAGGGCTTTATAAATAACGCCACAGCTAAAATCCCACTCCCAAAAAGCCTTGAGATGGCGTCAAATTTAGCCAAAAAAGTGGGCGGCGAGAAGTGGGCGCAAGACCTTAGCAAGTCGATAAACAACGCTGCAACCACGGCCGTGCCAAAGGCTGCTGAAATTTTTAGCGAGAGCATAAAAAATATGAACGAAGCAGATGTCAAAAAGCTCTTTAATGGCGGCAGCGACAGCGTTACGAAGTATTTAGAGAAAAGCTCTAGCCAAAAGCTAAAGGCGGCTTTTACTCCGATAATTGAGAAAATGATGAGTGATAATAGCTTTGCGACCGCATATAATGGGCTAAATTCTTTTATCGGCGGCTCAGCAAAAAATAACGAAACGATAAAATCAGTCAAAAGTCTAGCTAAAAATTTAGGTGCAAGCGAATATATGCCAGATGAGGGCGAGGATCTAAACGCATATATCACAAGAAAGACGTTAGATGGGCTATTTAACGTAATGAGCGAGAAAGAAAAGGGGCTAAGAAGCGGCTTTAGCCTAGATAGCGGCAAAAAGGTACTTGACTCAATCTTTAAATGA
- a CDS encoding manganese efflux pump MntP family protein translates to MQLLLLSFALSMDSAALNMANGARYKNLALNKILFIAFILGFFQFLMPLLGYLLGVSFAKFISSVDHFIAFFILCFLGFRMFKEACSKEECEYLKIGFKTILYGAFATSIDALAVGVTLSFEEINIFQSSLIIGVVCFALSLIAFYIGKFMGEILEKKALFLGGAILIFLGFKILITHLIENGTVQ, encoded by the coding sequence ATGCAGCTTTTACTTCTTAGCTTCGCTCTTAGCATGGATAGCGCGGCTCTAAATATGGCAAACGGCGCAAGGTATAAAAATTTAGCTCTTAATAAAATTTTATTTATTGCTTTTATACTTGGTTTTTTTCAGTTTCTTATGCCGCTTCTTGGCTATCTTTTAGGTGTTAGTTTTGCAAAATTTATAAGCTCGGTTGATCATTTCATTGCATTTTTTATACTTTGCTTTCTTGGTTTTAGAATGTTTAAAGAAGCCTGTAGCAAAGAGGAGTGTGAGTATCTTAAGATAGGATTTAAGACCATTTTGTATGGGGCATTTGCCACTAGTATAGACGCTCTTGCCGTTGGCGTCACACTTAGCTTTGAAGAGATAAATATCTTTCAAAGCTCGCTCATCATCGGTGTAGTCTGCTTTGCATTAAGTTTGATTGCTTTTTATATAGGTAAATTTATGGGTGAAATTTTAGAAAAAAAGGCGCTCTTTTTGGGAGGAGCGATATTAATTTTTCTAGGTTTTAAAATTTTAATAACGCATTTAATTGAGAACGGCACAGTTCAATAA
- the nfo gene encoding deoxyribonuclease IV, whose amino-acid sequence MRYIGAHVSAAGGVFNAPLNAAKIGANAFALFTKNQRQWNAKELSASEIEQFKENLKISGISTKHVLPHSSYLINLGHPDEEARAKSLEAFIDEIDRTSKLGLELLNFHPGSHLKQISEKECLDNIANCMNVALKRTSGVKLVIENTAAQGSNLGFSFKQLAYLIERVDDENRVGVCFDTCHAFAAGYDLRSKEAYAKTMGEFDAIIGYKFLSGMHLNDAKFGLGSKKDRHESLGKGELGFSAFKNIINDDKIGEIPLILETIDESIWEDEIKILRNFEKEKL is encoded by the coding sequence ATGAGATACATCGGAGCTCACGTAAGTGCGGCTGGAGGCGTGTTTAACGCTCCGTTAAATGCTGCAAAAATAGGAGCAAATGCTTTTGCGCTTTTTACAAAAAATCAACGCCAGTGGAATGCAAAAGAGCTAAGTGCTAGCGAAATAGAGCAGTTTAAAGAAAATCTAAAAATTTCTGGCATAAGCACAAAGCATGTTTTGCCACACAGCAGTTACTTGATAAATTTAGGCCATCCAGATGAGGAGGCAAGAGCAAAGTCGCTTGAAGCCTTTATAGATGAGATAGATCGCACCAGTAAGCTTGGGCTAGAGCTTTTAAATTTTCATCCAGGCTCACATCTAAAACAAATAAGCGAAAAAGAGTGCCTAGATAATATCGCAAACTGCATGAACGTGGCACTTAAACGCACAAGCGGTGTAAAGCTAGTCATCGAAAATACAGCTGCACAAGGCTCAAATTTAGGCTTTAGTTTTAAGCAGCTTGCTTATTTGATAGAGCGAGTAGACGATGAGAACAGAGTTGGTGTTTGCTTTGATACCTGTCACGCATTTGCTGCTGGATATGATCTAAGAAGTAAAGAGGCCTACGCCAAGACGATGGGGGAATTTGATGCGATCATTGGCTATAAATTTTTATCCGGCATGCATTTAAATGATGCAAAATTTGGACTTGGCTCGAAAAAAGATAGACACGAGAGTCTTGGCAAGGGTGAGCTTGGATTTAGTGCTTTTAAAAATATAATAAATGATGATAAAATAGGCGAAATTCCTTTAATATTAGAGACGATTGACGAGAGTATTTGGGAAGACGAGATAAAAATTTTAAGAAATTTCGAAAAGGAAAAACTATGA
- a CDS encoding OmpP1/FadL family transporter — MKKVLLSIIMASTLLNAGGYKVPEQSADSLGLAASNVAFSFGADAAYFNPANMMFLDGRHHIESTLGWFHINKLEFKSDSGKSYRSEKFDSLAGTFSFVTPEIYENWKFGLALAVPAAVGVSWEDPATAFTAKRFKLQVVELNPTVAYRINDKLAIALGARGVYTKGKIASDFGRIGYREIKGDGMGYGYNVALTYRPIEDLSFAVTYRSNVNLELKGHTDADFYNLPISYHGKTKVEIPLPAQLVLAAGYKFSDFTLLLAFERTYWSKFKGYDFEYMDKGPAHSHPAFARFMDDPVVKNAKDTNTYRLGIAYDVNEKFRLMAGFAYDEDITSSKHTGLELPNTKSKVYSFGVNYKFTPNLEMALGYVYQHRDKKRATGITNSIATKMSGEFDTGTIQILGTTFKYTF, encoded by the coding sequence ATGAAAAAAGTGCTATTAAGCATTATTATGGCATCTACTTTGCTAAATGCTGGAGGTTATAAGGTCCCTGAGCAAAGTGCTGATTCTTTAGGGCTTGCTGCTAGTAACGTAGCCTTTAGTTTTGGGGCTGATGCGGCGTATTTTAACCCTGCAAATATGATGTTTTTAGATGGACGCCATCACATAGAAAGTACCCTTGGCTGGTTTCATATAAATAAGCTTGAGTTTAAAAGTGATAGTGGCAAAAGCTATAGATCAGAAAAATTTGACTCGCTAGCTGGTACATTTAGTTTTGTAACGCCAGAAATTTATGAAAACTGGAAATTTGGTTTAGCTCTTGCCGTTCCTGCTGCTGTTGGTGTATCATGGGAGGATCCAGCTACTGCATTTACCGCTAAAAGGTTTAAGCTACAAGTTGTTGAGTTAAATCCAACCGTAGCTTACCGCATAAACGATAAACTTGCCATTGCTCTTGGTGCTAGAGGTGTTTACACCAAAGGTAAGATAGCAAGTGACTTTGGACGAATAGGCTACAGAGAGATAAAAGGCGATGGTATGGGCTATGGCTATAATGTTGCACTTACTTATAGACCTATTGAGGATTTAAGCTTTGCCGTTACTTACCGCTCAAATGTAAATTTAGAACTTAAAGGCCATACAGATGCTGATTTTTATAACCTACCTATAAGCTACCATGGCAAAACAAAAGTTGAGATCCCACTTCCTGCTCAGCTTGTGCTTGCTGCTGGCTATAAATTTAGCGATTTTACTCTTTTACTAGCTTTTGAGAGGACGTATTGGTCTAAATTTAAAGGCTATGACTTTGAATACATGGATAAAGGCCCAGCTCACTCGCATCCAGCTTTTGCAAGATTTATGGACGATCCAGTTGTTAAAAATGCAAAAGATACAAATACATATAGACTAGGCATTGCCTATGATGTAAATGAAAAATTTAGGCTAATGGCTGGCTTTGCTTATGATGAAGACATTACAAGTAGCAAGCATACTGGATTAGAGCTTCCAAATACCAAATCTAAGGTATATTCTTTTGGAGTAAATTATAAATTTACACCAAATCTTGAAATGGCACTTGGATATGTTTATCAACACCGTGATAAGAAGCGTGCGACAGGTATTACCAACAGTATTGCTACAAAAATGTCAGGGGAATTTGATACTGGTACGATCCAAATCCTTGGTACGACTTTTAAATATACATTTTAG